A region from the Coturnix japonica isolate 7356 chromosome 28, Coturnix japonica 2.1, whole genome shotgun sequence genome encodes:
- the GP1BA gene encoding platelet glycoprotein Ib alpha chain produces the protein MAARFPALLPLLLAALQPTFVPTEPPPPPCPWEMNKVKDIVEVNCSGRDLGAVPAGLPEDTGILLLNANRLPSVSTAAFQPLPALQDLDLSDNGLQALHADVPLPSLQELLLSRNALQALPALRFVPALTRLALAHNRLRALPPAAFRAVPGLRDLDLRGNALRTLPEDAFAELRALKDLDLSDNGLEELPAGLLRDLQQLETLWLSGNRLRALPSGFFPEGHLFAYVFLADNPWHCDCGLVYLRSWIHGNQVSVYEAERSLGKVKLEVAPEKVLCLSPPEHRLKPVIRFKPNCGHVGDAEEEDYDDYDEEPAPVTSLVNSSPPTYPPSSKAPTTAPRTPTQPPLTSIIPPLSTFADSSLAPTSSLTTPASTTASNSPPPASAGSTIPSTTQPPSTAPAHTAPPSPPHSPVSLPPAPSTSSHTQSPLPSHTASSPLTTSIAAFPAGPSALPSPTNTEGTSVATSSPAALTSPTPLLPNTTFSIHTPTLSAPLDTTRVPLPSPPLPPPLLCPCSAPAQAPSVLHSQSGVKVLHWEHWVLSRCCLLRWLLYLACLALLLLSVLPLSCCLAWLCLTGQHNPLQPQEMQHPLLRWENSAESHTTHLSIFRSPHQRSTFCTTKEVELRPEATSCTYCTIKDLGVQRSRPAKSFCTTKELWIRHSPLNASPNPFPVELTATKLSSRRSPSAHSLGRGVSAVGVKYAANTL, from the exons ATG GCCGCGCGGTTCCCCGCTCTGCTCCCGCTGCTGCtcgcagccctgcagcccacgTTCGTCCCcacggagccgccgccgccgccgtgtCCGTGGGAGATGAACAAGGTGAAGGACATCGTGGAGGTGAACTGCAGCGGGCGGGATCTGGGCGCGGTGCCGGCCGGGCTGCCCGAGGACACGGGCATCCTGCTGCTCAACGCCAACCGCCTGCCGTCCGTCTCCACCGCCGCCTTCCAGCCGCTGCCCGCCCTGCAGGACCTCGACCTGTCGGACAACGGGCTGCAGGCGCTGCACGCCGACGTGCCGCTGCCGAgcctccaggagctgctgctgtcccgCAACGCGCTGCAGGCGCTGCCCGCGCTGCGCTTCGTGCCCGCGCTCACCCGCCTGGCCCTGGCTCACAACCGGCTGCGGGCTCTGCCCCCCGCTGCGTTCCGCGCCGTGCCGGGGCTGCGGGACCTGGACCTGCGGGGCAACGCGCTGCGGACGCTGCCCGAGGACGCGTTCGCGGAGCTGCGGGCGCTGAAGGACTTGGACCTGTCCGACAACGGCCTGGAGGAGCTGCCCGCCGGGCTGCTGCGGGACCTGCAGCAACTGGAGACGCTGTGGCTGTCGGGGAACCGGCTCCGCGCGCTGCCGTCCGGCTTCTTCCCCGAGGGGCACCTCTTCGCCTACGTCTTCCTCGCCGACAACCCCTGGCACTGCGACTGCGGCCTGGTCTACCTGCGCTCCTGGATCCACGGCAACCAGGTCAGCGTCTACGAGGCCGAGCGCAGCCTGGGGAAGGTGAAGCTGGAGGTGGCCCCGGAGAAGGTGCTGTGCCTCAGCCCCCCCGAGCACCGGCTGAAGCCCGTCATCCGCTTCAAGCCCAACTGCGGCCACGTGGGGGATGCAGAAGAGGAAGATTATGACGACTACGATGAGGAACCGGCCCCTGTAACCTCTCTCGTGAACTCCTCGCCCCCGACGTATCCACCCAGCTCCAAAGCGCCCACCACAGCCCCACGCACTCCGACTCAGCCTCCTCTCACATCCATCATTCCTCCCCTCTCCACGTTCGCTGACTCCAGTCTTGCCCCAACTTCTTCCCTTACCACCCCTGCGAGCACCACAGCTTCCAACTCCCCCCCTCCTGCATCTGCCGGTTccaccatccccagcaccacgcagccccccagcactgcccctgcTCACACcgctccccccagccccccgcACAGCCCCGTCTCTCTGCcacctgctcccagcaccagcagccacacacagagccccctcccatcccacactgccagcagcccccTCACAACATCCATTGCAGCATTTCCTGCCGGTCCCTCAGCGCTGCCTTCCCCCACCAACACTGAGGGCACTTCAGTCGCCACATCTTCACCTGCTGCTCTGACATCACCCACCCCGCTGCTCCCCAACACCACATTTTCCATTCACACCCCTACGTTGTCTGCTCCCCTGGACACCACACGCGtccccctcccatcccctccaCTCCcacctcccctgctctgcccctgctcagctccagcacaggcTCCATCCGTGCTGCACTCACAGTCAGGTGTGAAGGTTctgcactgggagcactgggtgcTGAGCCGCTGCTGCCTCCTGCGCTGGCTGCTCTACCTGGCCTGcttggctctgctgctcctgtctGTGCTGCCTTTATCTTGCTGCCTGGCGTGGCTGTGTCTGACAGGACAACACAACCCACTGCAGCCCCAAGAGATGCAGCATCCACTGTTGAGGTGGGAGAATTCAGCAGAAAGTCATACCACGCATCTCAGCATCTTCCGCAGCCCCCACCAGCGCTCCACGTTCTGTACCACCAAGGAAGTGGAGCTGCGCCCTGAAGCCACATCCTGCACTTACTGCACAATTAAAGACCTGGGGGTGCAGCGCAGCCGTCCTGCAAAGTCCTTCTGCACCACGAAGGAGCTGTGGATCCGCCACAGCCCCCTGAATGCTTCACCAAATCCTTTCCCTGTGGAGCTGACGGCCACAAAGCTCAGCTCACGTCGGAGCCCTTCTGCTCACAGCCTGGGCAGGGGGGTCAGCGCTGTTGGGGTGAAATACGCTGCCAACACCTTGTAA
- the NDUFA11 gene encoding NADH dehydrogenase [ubiquinone] 1 alpha subcomplex subunit 11 yields MCGGTDVCRNRCVSEPMCVGTDVWRNGTARGQGGGGSTGPAGADLARGALCSRESSAVPVPLYMMAGYWDGPEGERCPERTWLSTRVGAAAGLLGSAYRIILLRPGSALAALQMAASDTVTMATLGAVFGVTTCISAQLRDEHDSPLDYFIGGCTTGAVLGARAHSYMTGTVACLGLGTAAALMKIGNKEGWRLTGPPKL; encoded by the exons ATGTGCGGCGGAACCGATGTGTGTCGGAACCGCTGTGTGTCGGAACCGATGTGTGTCGGAACCGATGTGTGGCGGAACGGAACCGCACGGGGACAGGGGGGCGGTGGGAGCACCGGACCAGCGGGAGCCGATCTCGCGAGAGGCGCGCTGTGTTCTCGCGAGAGCTCGGCGGTGCCGGTGCCCTTGTACATGATGGCCGGGTACTGGGACGGGCCCGAGGGCGAGCGCTGCCCGGAGCGCACGTGGCTGAGCACGAGGGTGGGCGCCGCCGCCG GCCTGCTCGGCTCGGCCTATCGCATCATCCTGCTCCGGCCCGGCTCCGCGCTCGCTGCGCTGCAGATGGCGGCGTCCGACACGGTGACGATGG CGACGCTGGGCGCCGTGTTCGGGGTGACCACCTGCATCAGCGCTCAGCTGCGGGATGAGCACGACAGCCCCCTGGACTATTTCATTGggggctgcaccacaggagCCGTCTTAGGAGCCAGAG ctCACAGTTACATGACCGGAACCGTCGCGTGTTTGGGCCTCGGAACTGCTGCTGCATTGATGAAGATAGGGAATAAGGAAGGCTGGAGGCTGACGGGGCCCCCCAAGCTGTAA
- the KLHL33 gene encoding kelch-like protein 33 isoform X3 has protein sequence MDPGSFATGQRQRRLLCPPRTTWRWHPDLTPRVPTGKMWVTEGPAPAQWHLRDGEHARQFLAVANELRTAGQLVDVAVGPERDVAHAVVLASVSSFFLCFLEDETREMRRGPPSHIPLPPGATLRGWRALLAFAYEGTVPHGGEREVEESARVLGAPRVVAACTTRLESDHQDGGPEALEEQWETLRAMEQLHASGLGCDLQLQAGDEVIPVQRLALSCSCDFFRALFTCPMREATHDPSAPLTTGLTPAELRLLLSFAYTGAVVGPWAAVLEAAETSLRYQAWGLLTLCMDVFTHGLTPETGLDVLAFAVDYGLAQVSRTAEDYVLATFPTVVATPAFLDLPAHLLIRLLRSDGLNVLHELEALEAASRWLKANGDGQGDLTKEVLSSVRFALMSGQELKKIPSVTAGVADPGLLRQLVLQSLAPMAQLPCRVRSLQEVLVVCGGDKLTPNMAARKPSRNLWFAHRYLNAVGLVKKVEWRALGQFPDGPRFRHAVAVVGNNLYVLGGKRYYGVHDTLASVYRRCQSLPMALCGHAACALDGALYVSGGCDETYRCQTALLRYIPGAPATLLAPMNGQRAGHIMEQAGGQLYVAGGLCQRDGQTGYRDQLAFEVYSPKSDVWVLLSPLPQAHVVGGAAVLGGELLVLGGYSHETYRDTHLIHAYQPGAQRWVTRGTLPHAYTDLQVCVLTVPPALRGPNCLEDPSRSPDVLCNT, from the exons ATGGATCCAGGATCTTTTGCCACGGGGCAGCGCCAACGGCGGCTCCTGTGTCCACCCAGGACAACCTGGAGGTGGCACCCTGACCTCACTCCGCGTGTTCCCACAGGCAAGATGTGGGTCACGGAGGGGCCGGCCCCAGCCCAGTGGCACCTGCGGGATGGGGAACACGCCAGACAGTTCCTGGCCGTGGCCAATGAGCTCCGCACCGCGGGGCAGCTGGTGGATGTGGCCGTGGGCCCGGAGCGAGACGTGGCCCACGCTGTGGTCTTAGCCTCCGTCAGCTCCTTCTTCCTATGTTTCCTGGAGGACGAGACCCGAGAGATGCGCCGGGGACCCCCATCTCACATCCCCCTGCCACCAGGGGCCACGCTGCGGGGCTGGAGAGCCCTCCTAGCTTTTGCCTACGAGGGAACTGTGCCCCACGGCGGGGAGAGGGAGGTGGAAGAGTCCGCTCGTGTTCTGGGGGCCCCGCGGGTGGTGGCTGCCTGCACAACCCGGCTGGAGAGCGACCACCAGGACGGGGGTCCTGAGGCCCTGGAGGAGCAGTGGGAGACGCTAAGAGCCATGGAGCAGCTCCACGCCAGCGGTCTGGGCTGTGacctccagctgcaggcaggggatGAGGTCATCCCAG TTCAGCGTCtggccctgagctgctcctgtgaCTTCTTCCGGGCTCTCTTCACTTGCCCCATGCGGGAGGCGACCCACGACCCCTCTGCCCCGCTGACCACAGGACTGACCCCCGCGGAGCTGcgcctcctcctctcctttgcCTACACAGGGGCCGTGGTGGGGCCATGGGCCGCGGTCCTGGAGGCAGCCGAGACGTCTCTGCGCTACCAGGCCTGGGGGCTCCTCACCCTCTGCATGGATGTTTTCACCCACGGCCTGACCCCAGAGACCGGCCTGGACGTGCTGGCCTTTGCTGTGGATTATGGGCTGGCCCAGGTGAGCCGCACAGCGGAGGACTACGTCTTGGCCACCTTCCCTACTGTAGTGGCCACTCCAGCCTTCCTGGATCTTCCTGCCCACCTTCTGATCCGCCTCCTCCGCTCTGATGGTCTGAATGTCCTCCACGAACTGGAAGCTTTGGAAGCGGCATCCCGGTGGCTGAAGGCCAATGGAGATGGCCAAGGGGACCTAACCAAGGAAGTTCTGTCCTCTGTTCGCTTTGCCCTCATGTCCGGCCAGGAGCTGAAGAAGATCCCATCAGTGACCGCGGGGGTGGCGGACCCAGGGCTCCTCCgccagctggtgctgcagagtTTGGCCCCCATGGCCCAGCTGCCGTGCCGGGTGCGCTCCTtgcaggaggtgctggtggTTTGTGGAGGAGATAAACTGACGCCGAACATGGCTGCCCGGAAGCCCAGCAGGAACCTCTGGTTTGCCCACCGCTACCTGAACGCCGTGGGGCTGGTGAAGAAAGTGGAGTGGAGGGCACTGGGGCAGTTTCCCGACGGCCCACGCTTCCGCcatgctgtggctgtggtggGCAACAACCTCTATGTCCTGGGTGGAAAACGCTACTACGGGGTCCATGACACCCTGGCCAGTGTCTACAG GAGGTGCCAGTCGCTGCCAATGGCTCTGTGTGGACACGCGGCGTGTGCCCTGGATGGTGCCCTCTATGTGTCAGGGGGGTGTGATGAGACGTACCGGTGCCAGACAGCCCTTCTGCGCTACATCCCAGGTGCACCAGCCACGCTCCTGGCCCCTATGAACGGCCAGCGAGCTGGACACATCATGGAGCAGGCGGGCGGGCAGCTCTATGTGGCCGGGGGGCTGTGCCAGCGGGATGGGCAGACTGGCTACAGGGACCAGCTGGCCTTTGAAGTCTACAGCCCCAAGTCAGATGTCTGGGTCCTCCTCAGCCCTTTGCCCCAGGCCCATGTAGTGGGgggtgcagctgtgctgggaggggagcTGCTTGTCCTTGGAGGGTACAGCCATGAAACGTACCGGGACACCCACCTGATCCACGCCTACCAGCCGGGTGCCCAGCGTTGGGTCACCCGGGGCACTTTGCCCCATGCTTATACCGACCTCCAGGTGTGTGTCCTCACTGTCCCCCCAGCACTACGTGGCCCCAATTGCCTCGAGGACCCCTCGAGATCACCTGATGTCCTCTGTAACACATAG
- the KLHL33 gene encoding kelch-like protein 33 isoform X2: MSAGLQRVAPHGGTGPGKMWVTEGPAPAQWHLRDGEHARQFLAVANELRTAGQLVDVAVGPERDVAHAVVLASVSSFFLCFLEDETREMRRGPPSHIPLPPGATLRGWRALLAFAYEGTVPHGGEREVEESARVLGAPRVVAACTTRLESDHQDGGPEALEEQWETLRAMEQLHASGLGCDLQLQAGDEVIPVQRLALSCSCDFFRALFTCPMREATHDPSAPLTTGLTPAELRLLLSFAYTGAVVGPWAAVLEAAETSLRYQAWGLLTLCMDVFTHGLTPETGLDVLAFAVDYGLAQVSRTAEDYVLATFPTVVATPAFLDLPAHLLIRLLRSDGLNVLHELEALEAASRWLKANGDGQGDLTKEVLSSVRFALMSGQELKKIPSVTAGVADPGLLRQLVLQSLAPMAQLPCRVRSLQEVLVVCGGDKLTPNMAARKPSRNLWFAHRYLNAVGLVKKVEWRALGQFPDGPRFRHAVAVVGNNLYVLGGKRYYGVHDTLASVYRYQPMDNSWERLASMTCGRSYFAAVALEGSIFALGGSSGDLYCTDTVECYNVAADTWRRCQSLPMALCGHAACALDGALYVSGGCDETYRCQTALLRYIPGAPATLLAPMNGQRAGHIMEQAGGQLYVAGGLCQRDGQTGYRDQLAFEVYSPKSDVWVLLSPLPQAHVVGGAAVLGGELLVLGGYSHETYRDTHLIHAYQPGAQRWVTRGTLPHAYTDLQVCVLTVPPALRGPNCLEDPSRSPDVLCNT; this comes from the exons ATGAGCGCGGGGCTGCAGCGCGTTGCGCCGCACGGCGGGACCGGACCAG GCAAGATGTGGGTCACGGAGGGGCCGGCCCCAGCCCAGTGGCACCTGCGGGATGGGGAACACGCCAGACAGTTCCTGGCCGTGGCCAATGAGCTCCGCACCGCGGGGCAGCTGGTGGATGTGGCCGTGGGCCCGGAGCGAGACGTGGCCCACGCTGTGGTCTTAGCCTCCGTCAGCTCCTTCTTCCTATGTTTCCTGGAGGACGAGACCCGAGAGATGCGCCGGGGACCCCCATCTCACATCCCCCTGCCACCAGGGGCCACGCTGCGGGGCTGGAGAGCCCTCCTAGCTTTTGCCTACGAGGGAACTGTGCCCCACGGCGGGGAGAGGGAGGTGGAAGAGTCCGCTCGTGTTCTGGGGGCCCCGCGGGTGGTGGCTGCCTGCACAACCCGGCTGGAGAGCGACCACCAGGACGGGGGTCCTGAGGCCCTGGAGGAGCAGTGGGAGACGCTAAGAGCCATGGAGCAGCTCCACGCCAGCGGTCTGGGCTGTGacctccagctgcaggcaggggatGAGGTCATCCCAG TTCAGCGTCtggccctgagctgctcctgtgaCTTCTTCCGGGCTCTCTTCACTTGCCCCATGCGGGAGGCGACCCACGACCCCTCTGCCCCGCTGACCACAGGACTGACCCCCGCGGAGCTGcgcctcctcctctcctttgcCTACACAGGGGCCGTGGTGGGGCCATGGGCCGCGGTCCTGGAGGCAGCCGAGACGTCTCTGCGCTACCAGGCCTGGGGGCTCCTCACCCTCTGCATGGATGTTTTCACCCACGGCCTGACCCCAGAGACCGGCCTGGACGTGCTGGCCTTTGCTGTGGATTATGGGCTGGCCCAGGTGAGCCGCACAGCGGAGGACTACGTCTTGGCCACCTTCCCTACTGTAGTGGCCACTCCAGCCTTCCTGGATCTTCCTGCCCACCTTCTGATCCGCCTCCTCCGCTCTGATGGTCTGAATGTCCTCCACGAACTGGAAGCTTTGGAAGCGGCATCCCGGTGGCTGAAGGCCAATGGAGATGGCCAAGGGGACCTAACCAAGGAAGTTCTGTCCTCTGTTCGCTTTGCCCTCATGTCCGGCCAGGAGCTGAAGAAGATCCCATCAGTGACCGCGGGGGTGGCGGACCCAGGGCTCCTCCgccagctggtgctgcagagtTTGGCCCCCATGGCCCAGCTGCCGTGCCGGGTGCGCTCCTtgcaggaggtgctggtggTTTGTGGAGGAGATAAACTGACGCCGAACATGGCTGCCCGGAAGCCCAGCAGGAACCTCTGGTTTGCCCACCGCTACCTGAACGCCGTGGGGCTGGTGAAGAAAGTGGAGTGGAGGGCACTGGGGCAGTTTCCCGACGGCCCACGCTTCCGCcatgctgtggctgtggtggGCAACAACCTCTATGTCCTGGGTGGAAAACGCTACTACGGGGTCCATGACACCCTGGCCAGTGTCTACAG GTATCAGCCCATGGACAATTCCTGGGAGCGCCTGGCCAGCATGACCTGTGGGCGAAGCTACTTTGCTGCTGTGGCACTCGAGGGCTCCATCTTTGCCCTGGGGGGCAGCTCGGGTGATCTCTACTGCACGGACACTGTGGAGTGTTATAATGTGGCTGCTGACACCTGGAG GAGGTGCCAGTCGCTGCCAATGGCTCTGTGTGGACACGCGGCGTGTGCCCTGGATGGTGCCCTCTATGTGTCAGGGGGGTGTGATGAGACGTACCGGTGCCAGACAGCCCTTCTGCGCTACATCCCAGGTGCACCAGCCACGCTCCTGGCCCCTATGAACGGCCAGCGAGCTGGACACATCATGGAGCAGGCGGGCGGGCAGCTCTATGTGGCCGGGGGGCTGTGCCAGCGGGATGGGCAGACTGGCTACAGGGACCAGCTGGCCTTTGAAGTCTACAGCCCCAAGTCAGATGTCTGGGTCCTCCTCAGCCCTTTGCCCCAGGCCCATGTAGTGGGgggtgcagctgtgctgggaggggagcTGCTTGTCCTTGGAGGGTACAGCCATGAAACGTACCGGGACACCCACCTGATCCACGCCTACCAGCCGGGTGCCCAGCGTTGGGTCACCCGGGGCACTTTGCCCCATGCTTATACCGACCTCCAGGTGTGTGTCCTCACTGTCCCCCCAGCACTACGTGGCCCCAATTGCCTCGAGGACCCCTCGAGATCACCTGATGTCCTCTGTAACACATAG
- the KLHL33 gene encoding kelch-like protein 33 isoform X1 encodes MDPGSFATGQRQRRLLCPPRTTWRWHPDLTPRVPTGKMWVTEGPAPAQWHLRDGEHARQFLAVANELRTAGQLVDVAVGPERDVAHAVVLASVSSFFLCFLEDETREMRRGPPSHIPLPPGATLRGWRALLAFAYEGTVPHGGEREVEESARVLGAPRVVAACTTRLESDHQDGGPEALEEQWETLRAMEQLHASGLGCDLQLQAGDEVIPVQRLALSCSCDFFRALFTCPMREATHDPSAPLTTGLTPAELRLLLSFAYTGAVVGPWAAVLEAAETSLRYQAWGLLTLCMDVFTHGLTPETGLDVLAFAVDYGLAQVSRTAEDYVLATFPTVVATPAFLDLPAHLLIRLLRSDGLNVLHELEALEAASRWLKANGDGQGDLTKEVLSSVRFALMSGQELKKIPSVTAGVADPGLLRQLVLQSLAPMAQLPCRVRSLQEVLVVCGGDKLTPNMAARKPSRNLWFAHRYLNAVGLVKKVEWRALGQFPDGPRFRHAVAVVGNNLYVLGGKRYYGVHDTLASVYRYQPMDNSWERLASMTCGRSYFAAVALEGSIFALGGSSGDLYCTDTVECYNVAADTWRRCQSLPMALCGHAACALDGALYVSGGCDETYRCQTALLRYIPGAPATLLAPMNGQRAGHIMEQAGGQLYVAGGLCQRDGQTGYRDQLAFEVYSPKSDVWVLLSPLPQAHVVGGAAVLGGELLVLGGYSHETYRDTHLIHAYQPGAQRWVTRGTLPHAYTDLQVCVLTVPPALRGPNCLEDPSRSPDVLCNT; translated from the exons ATGGATCCAGGATCTTTTGCCACGGGGCAGCGCCAACGGCGGCTCCTGTGTCCACCCAGGACAACCTGGAGGTGGCACCCTGACCTCACTCCGCGTGTTCCCACAGGCAAGATGTGGGTCACGGAGGGGCCGGCCCCAGCCCAGTGGCACCTGCGGGATGGGGAACACGCCAGACAGTTCCTGGCCGTGGCCAATGAGCTCCGCACCGCGGGGCAGCTGGTGGATGTGGCCGTGGGCCCGGAGCGAGACGTGGCCCACGCTGTGGTCTTAGCCTCCGTCAGCTCCTTCTTCCTATGTTTCCTGGAGGACGAGACCCGAGAGATGCGCCGGGGACCCCCATCTCACATCCCCCTGCCACCAGGGGCCACGCTGCGGGGCTGGAGAGCCCTCCTAGCTTTTGCCTACGAGGGAACTGTGCCCCACGGCGGGGAGAGGGAGGTGGAAGAGTCCGCTCGTGTTCTGGGGGCCCCGCGGGTGGTGGCTGCCTGCACAACCCGGCTGGAGAGCGACCACCAGGACGGGGGTCCTGAGGCCCTGGAGGAGCAGTGGGAGACGCTAAGAGCCATGGAGCAGCTCCACGCCAGCGGTCTGGGCTGTGacctccagctgcaggcaggggatGAGGTCATCCCAG TTCAGCGTCtggccctgagctgctcctgtgaCTTCTTCCGGGCTCTCTTCACTTGCCCCATGCGGGAGGCGACCCACGACCCCTCTGCCCCGCTGACCACAGGACTGACCCCCGCGGAGCTGcgcctcctcctctcctttgcCTACACAGGGGCCGTGGTGGGGCCATGGGCCGCGGTCCTGGAGGCAGCCGAGACGTCTCTGCGCTACCAGGCCTGGGGGCTCCTCACCCTCTGCATGGATGTTTTCACCCACGGCCTGACCCCAGAGACCGGCCTGGACGTGCTGGCCTTTGCTGTGGATTATGGGCTGGCCCAGGTGAGCCGCACAGCGGAGGACTACGTCTTGGCCACCTTCCCTACTGTAGTGGCCACTCCAGCCTTCCTGGATCTTCCTGCCCACCTTCTGATCCGCCTCCTCCGCTCTGATGGTCTGAATGTCCTCCACGAACTGGAAGCTTTGGAAGCGGCATCCCGGTGGCTGAAGGCCAATGGAGATGGCCAAGGGGACCTAACCAAGGAAGTTCTGTCCTCTGTTCGCTTTGCCCTCATGTCCGGCCAGGAGCTGAAGAAGATCCCATCAGTGACCGCGGGGGTGGCGGACCCAGGGCTCCTCCgccagctggtgctgcagagtTTGGCCCCCATGGCCCAGCTGCCGTGCCGGGTGCGCTCCTtgcaggaggtgctggtggTTTGTGGAGGAGATAAACTGACGCCGAACATGGCTGCCCGGAAGCCCAGCAGGAACCTCTGGTTTGCCCACCGCTACCTGAACGCCGTGGGGCTGGTGAAGAAAGTGGAGTGGAGGGCACTGGGGCAGTTTCCCGACGGCCCACGCTTCCGCcatgctgtggctgtggtggGCAACAACCTCTATGTCCTGGGTGGAAAACGCTACTACGGGGTCCATGACACCCTGGCCAGTGTCTACAG GTATCAGCCCATGGACAATTCCTGGGAGCGCCTGGCCAGCATGACCTGTGGGCGAAGCTACTTTGCTGCTGTGGCACTCGAGGGCTCCATCTTTGCCCTGGGGGGCAGCTCGGGTGATCTCTACTGCACGGACACTGTGGAGTGTTATAATGTGGCTGCTGACACCTGGAG GAGGTGCCAGTCGCTGCCAATGGCTCTGTGTGGACACGCGGCGTGTGCCCTGGATGGTGCCCTCTATGTGTCAGGGGGGTGTGATGAGACGTACCGGTGCCAGACAGCCCTTCTGCGCTACATCCCAGGTGCACCAGCCACGCTCCTGGCCCCTATGAACGGCCAGCGAGCTGGACACATCATGGAGCAGGCGGGCGGGCAGCTCTATGTGGCCGGGGGGCTGTGCCAGCGGGATGGGCAGACTGGCTACAGGGACCAGCTGGCCTTTGAAGTCTACAGCCCCAAGTCAGATGTCTGGGTCCTCCTCAGCCCTTTGCCCCAGGCCCATGTAGTGGGgggtgcagctgtgctgggaggggagcTGCTTGTCCTTGGAGGGTACAGCCATGAAACGTACCGGGACACCCACCTGATCCACGCCTACCAGCCGGGTGCCCAGCGTTGGGTCACCCGGGGCACTTTGCCCCATGCTTATACCGACCTCCAGGTGTGTGTCCTCACTGTCCCCCCAGCACTACGTGGCCCCAATTGCCTCGAGGACCCCTCGAGATCACCTGATGTCCTCTGTAACACATAG